A genome region from Acidobacteriota bacterium includes the following:
- a CDS encoding molybdopterin-dependent oxidoreductase has protein sequence MADELTLRVEGAVRRPLGLSWDDLGKLPGQVADVAQRLPGRQGTAVELTALLEHAGALPSATRLTVESADGSYSGSVDLDEAREGLVVYRLGDEPLPAKLGGPVRFFLHAAEECRGHGDDPCLNVKDLGTLRLS, from the coding sequence ATGGCCGATGAGTTGACTCTCCGGGTGGAAGGGGCGGTGCGCCGTCCTTTGGGACTGAGCTGGGACGATCTGGGAAAGCTCCCGGGACAGGTGGCGGACGTCGCTCAGCGGTTGCCGGGGCGCCAGGGCACGGCGGTGGAGCTGACGGCGCTGCTGGAGCACGCCGGAGCCTTGCCATCGGCCACCCGGCTGACGGTGGAGAGCGCCGACGGCTCTTACTCCGGCAGCGTCGATCTCGACGAGGCGCGGGAGGGGCTGGTGGTCTATCGCTTGGGGGACGAGCCTCTGCCGGCGAAGCTGGGCGGCCCCGTGCGCTTCTTCCTCCACGCCGCCGAAGAATGCCGCGGCCACGGGGATGATCCCTGCTTGAACGTCAAGGATCTAGGCACCCTTCGGCTGAGCTGA
- a CDS encoding FMN-binding glutamate synthase family protein produces the protein MNIVLIALATLLLALLLITLYDLFQRKHAILRNFPIIGHFRYILESVGPELRQYIVTDNDEERPFSRDQRRWVYSSAKQQNNYFGFGSDNDFQNASNYPILKHSTFPYPILPQGKEKLYPLPSCKILGGPRGRRKAFRPASVVNISAMSFGSLSSKAVEALNRGAALCGCLQNTGEGGISPYHENGGELIWQLGTGYFGARAADGGFDLQAFQDRLAKHSKVRAIEIKLSQGAKPGHGGVLPGKKVTAEIAGIRGIPQGEDCLSPAGHTAFHDADSLLDFVEELADVSGLPVGIKSAVGELEFWYDLARLMEDGQRGVDFITIDGGEGGTGAAPLAFTDHVALPFQLGLARVYPIFVQHEVDQRVTFIGSGKLGLPERALVAFALGCDMINVAREAMMAVGCIQAQRCHTDHCPTGVATQNRWLMRGLDPTDKAARLAHYVAALRHELLALSHAAGHCHPAFLTCEDIELLQDGNSSKPLHEVYHYRPEWGCPRGEDLAALEALMTGQGSSEQVR, from the coding sequence ATGAACATCGTTCTCATCGCGCTGGCGACCCTGCTGCTCGCCTTGTTGCTGATCACCCTCTACGATCTCTTCCAGCGCAAGCACGCCATTCTGCGCAACTTCCCCATCATCGGGCATTTCCGCTACATCCTGGAGTCCGTGGGGCCGGAGCTGCGGCAGTACATCGTCACCGACAACGACGAGGAGCGGCCTTTCAGTCGCGACCAGCGCCGATGGGTCTACTCTTCCGCCAAGCAGCAAAACAATTACTTCGGTTTCGGCTCCGACAACGATTTCCAGAACGCCAGCAACTATCCGATCCTCAAGCACTCCACCTTTCCCTATCCGATCCTGCCTCAGGGCAAGGAGAAGCTGTATCCGCTGCCCTCGTGCAAGATCTTGGGTGGGCCTCGGGGGCGGCGGAAGGCTTTCCGGCCGGCTTCGGTGGTCAATATTTCGGCCATGAGCTTCGGCTCCCTGAGCTCCAAGGCGGTGGAAGCCTTGAATCGCGGCGCGGCCCTCTGCGGCTGCCTGCAAAACACCGGAGAAGGGGGCATCTCGCCCTACCACGAGAACGGCGGCGAGCTCATCTGGCAGTTGGGGACCGGTTATTTTGGCGCCCGCGCTGCCGACGGTGGCTTCGATCTCCAGGCGTTCCAGGATCGGCTGGCGAAGCATTCCAAGGTGCGGGCCATCGAGATCAAGCTCAGCCAAGGGGCCAAGCCGGGGCACGGCGGCGTGTTGCCGGGGAAGAAGGTGACGGCGGAGATCGCCGGTATCCGGGGGATTCCTCAGGGCGAGGATTGCCTCAGCCCCGCCGGCCACACGGCGTTCCACGATGCCGACAGCCTGCTGGATTTCGTCGAGGAGCTGGCGGACGTGTCCGGGCTGCCGGTGGGCATCAAGTCGGCGGTGGGGGAGCTGGAGTTCTGGTACGACCTGGCGCGGCTGATGGAGGACGGCCAGCGCGGCGTCGACTTCATCACCATCGACGGCGGCGAGGGCGGGACCGGCGCTGCGCCCCTGGCCTTCACCGACCATGTGGCGTTGCCCTTTCAGCTGGGCCTCGCTCGGGTCTACCCGATCTTCGTGCAGCATGAGGTGGACCAGCGGGTGACCTTCATCGGCTCCGGCAAACTAGGTCTGCCGGAGCGCGCCCTGGTGGCCTTCGCCCTGGGGTGCGACATGATCAACGTCGCCCGGGAGGCGATGATGGCGGTGGGTTGCATCCAGGCCCAGCGCTGTCACACGGATCATTGTCCGACGGGAGTGGCGACCCAGAATCGTTGGCTCATGCGCGGCCTCGATCCCACCGACAAGGCGGCGCGGCTGGCCCACTACGTCGCCGCTCTCCGCCACGAGCTGCTGGCCCTCAGCCACGCCGCCGGGCATTGTCATCCGGCGTTTCTCACCTGCGAGGACATCGAGCTCCTGCAGGACGGCAACAGCTCGAAGCCGCTGCACGAGGTCTACCACTACCGGCCGGAGTGGGGGTGCCCCCGGGGGGAGGATCTGGCGGCCCTGGAGGCTCTGATGACCGGTCAGGGATCCTCCGAACAAGTCCGCTGA
- the msrB gene encoding peptide-methionine (R)-S-oxide reductase MsrB, protein MTRTDVETRRSATLADKGSSQKTDEQWRRELTPEQYRIARQKGTERAFTGEYWNTKEPGVYACVCCGQELFTSEAKYDSGSGWPSFYQPVAEDHVATETDQSHGMTRTEVLCSGCQAHLGHVFPDGPRPTGLRYCINSASLQHQPASPDGSAADDSEG, encoded by the coding sequence ATGACCCGCACCGATGTCGAGACTCGCCGCTCCGCCACCCTTGCCGACAAGGGCTCGAGCCAGAAAACCGATGAGCAATGGCGCCGGGAGCTGACGCCGGAGCAGTACCGCATCGCCCGCCAGAAGGGCACCGAGCGTGCCTTCACCGGCGAGTATTGGAATACCAAGGAACCAGGGGTCTACGCCTGCGTCTGCTGCGGCCAGGAGCTCTTCACCTCCGAGGCCAAGTACGACTCCGGTAGCGGCTGGCCGAGCTTCTACCAGCCGGTAGCGGAGGACCATGTGGCCACCGAGACCGACCAGAGCCACGGCATGACCCGCACCGAGGTGCTGTGCAGCGGCTGTCAGGCCCATCTGGGGCATGTCTTCCCCGACGGCCCGCGGCCTACCGGGCTGCGCTACTGCATCAACTCGGCCTCCCTCCAGCACCAGCCCGCCTCTCCGGACGGCAGCGCTGCGGATGACAGCGAAGGTTGA